Below is a genomic region from Raphanus sativus cultivar WK10039 chromosome 4, ASM80110v3, whole genome shotgun sequence.
TTCAGACGCATCTACAAAACCTAGGTAACATGACTCCAACCAAAGTTTAAAGTCTGATGGGGTAGCATCTCTAGCTGGCTACTTTAGAGTTTTGAAAAGACATACCACTACCGCTAGATTTGGTCTCACCACATCAGTTGTAACTTGCTTTGCTGGAGAAGTCGCTACAAAAACCAGATCATGACTCATGAATGACACACTAAACAACTGAACAAAGAAGAACCCAAACAAAGCAAAGGAAGACTAGTGAATCAAGAAACAATCAAAATGAACCTGGATTCTCCTCTGTTAAAGAAGAAGGTTTAGCACAGGGAGTCTCTGCATCAATGGTCAAAGATTACATCGTTAGAACACACACGTCAAGATGATGACCCCAAAGTGAATCAAGATTCTTCCAGCTAAAACACACAAACAGATTTCTTCTCTTGGCGTTTACAATCAACAAGCTACTACACTCATGGAATCCTCAACTTACAAAGTCCGAGACTTTAACATCAATCAAAAAGGCTTAGcttgaagaaaaaaacttgCCTTTATGCTTCTAGGTTGCACGGGTACTCCAAGTTGGTGTCGTCTCCCTGAATTGCGTAGTTCagtgagagagatagagatgtTTCCGCGAGCTGCTCAAACATGCGGAATCTACCAGAAAATTGTATCAAAGTACAAGTGTCCTTGTTGCTAAGGAGTAAGACAACAAGGACACTTGTACTTTGATACGACTCTCTAGCAGATTCTGCATGTTTGAGTAGCTGGCGGAGACatcgctctctctctcaccGAGCTACGCGATTCAGGGAGGGAATAGAGCTTGTTATTACCTCTTGAGTGAGCGAGAAAGAGCAAGAAACAGAGCGAAACAGAGAGAGCCAAGGCCTAATGGGCCTAGATTTTCGGCccatattatttttctttttgatttctttattttattctctcaaaatctgtttttttttaagtttgctTTGCTTTGTAGAATTCAATTCATCAGTAGTTGAGGAGAAGCGCCGGAGAAGATGAAGCTGAAGCAATTAGAAGGCTTGTTGGGTGATCTTCAACAGTTCTCTAACcctaaagtaaaaaaaaaatcacttctTTCGAATCAAAATCGAGTCTTTCTGAATCAAAGATTACACTTTGTATTTGTGTGTGTCGCAGGTAGACTTGGAGCAGTACCCAACAGGTCCTCACATTGCTTCTCGCATGCTCTTCACTGTAAAGTCTCTTTACCTCCAAAAGCTTCTTCCTTTAGCTCTCTAATTTAGGTAGAGAGATGGAAAATTCATAACAGTTTTTAAGTAATGGTTTCAATGTGTCTTGTTGTTTTAGGCAGAGAATTCATATGGAGACATAACTGATAAAGTCGTTGCGGACTTTGGTTGTGGCTGCGGCACTCTTAGTGCTGCTGCTGCTCTTCTAGATGCTGCGTGAGTGTAGTAGTAAAAGTCTTCATCTTTACTCTCGTTCAAatactaattatatattcaTCCACCTTTGTTGCTTGCTTTCAAAACAGTTGTGTGATTGGATTCGATATCGACCCACAATCTCTTGAAACAGCAACACTTAATGCAGAGGAGCTTGAGGTTTGTTTGTTGGTTTCATTCTTTCTCTTTTGGTTGTTTGTTAGCAAAATACTCTTTGTTTTGCTGTAATGTGGTTTAAGTTTTTTAACAGGTGGAGATAGATTTTGTTCAGTGTGACATTACAAAGCTAGAGTTAAAAGGTATATATAGATAAAGCGTCCTTTCGTAATTTAAGAAGATTGGAATGAATCTATTTTAAGCTTAATCCATGTGAGTTGTTTTATAGGCCGGGTTGTAGATACTGTTGTGATGAATCCTCCCTTTGGTACGCGGAAGAAAGGAGCTGACATGGAGTTTCTTTCTGCGGCTATGAAGGTCGCCTCTCGAGCTGTTTACTCCTTGCATAAGACATCTACTAGAGAAGTGAGTAGGGAGGAGCCTTTTCTTCTTCCCTTTAACTATCTACACATTTTTTtgagtatatatatgttttgttttgtgacTTTATCTTTTCATTATCACAGCACATTAAAAGGGCTGCGTTGCGTGATTTTAATGCGAAAACTGCTGAAGTTATATGTGAGGTTGGGGGGCTATATCAACATCATATGAAACTCTGATGTGAATGTGTTTGGAGATTCTAACTTATTCGTGTTTGTTCCCGTTGCAGCTCCGGTATGACTTGCCGAAACTGTACAAGTTCCATAAGCGAAAAGAAGTTGATATTGCTGTTGATCTCTGGCGCTTTGAGCCTAAACAGAAGTAGACCGCCATGATTATGTAATGTTTCAGctttaagtttaaaaaaaaaaaaactgattgtATGTTGAAGGATTTTATGATATGAACTCACAACTAAGAGAACTTAAAGGCTATTGTAGCAGCTGAGCTTGTTATAATTCTAAGCAGTTAAATTTAGTGATCCCAGATGATCCAGCCATGTTGGTATATCAACATCAGTGGCTTGAGATCATCATATCATTAGATAAAGCTCATGCAAAAGGTTTATTCCAAATATAATTGCATTTTATAAGAACATGTCTAtgtcaaaaattaatttaagcATGGACTGAATATAGTTCACACACAGAAGTAAACAGCTTCATGTCAAACTGCATTTTATATACAGTCTTCTACAAGCCAGAGATTTAAGTAACAATCTTTTTTCGATGTGaacaaactaattaaaaaatcgaaataattcaaactaaatttaaaacagACATGTCCCTTTTGATAGAACATATTccagaaagtaaaaaaaaaactgaataaaatatcaaaattctaCATTATTTAGTAGatacattaattaataaaaaaattaataactactTTAATATTGATTAGGGGCAGGGAACAGCATGGATGCcaagttaataaaatataaaatcaccCAATGTATCAAATCTGTACTATTTAAAAGAttgtttaaaactttaaaaagtaCTAATCATTCAGaaaggagagaagagaaagTTGGAAAGGTATAAGACTAATTAGTTTATCAATTCGtgatttaattaataatatttgtatggTTAATGGCTAATGGTGGAGGAAGCTTCATAGAACAGATATGAGAGATACTCCTTGATTTATTCGCTTAAAAGCTTATAAAAGAGTCAGGCTTCAGCGATTCTCCTCGATTTAAATATACCTTCTCCCACGTGGGACGAACAATATAACTGGGTAGATGGATGTCGCATTAATTAGTCAAATGTACATTTTGTTTGAATCAATCAACAACATCGACCAGTCTATGATAAATACGTATATGAATCATTTTTGTTATGCATGTGAAGACAGTTGTTTACTGAATGTTAGCGCTATACATAGTACAAAACGAAGCTCCAcatgtatttaattttcatatacaaCTATTGTCCTTGTCATGAATGATTTCTAAACGCATGGTTCGTTACTTTTTCGATCTTGAATGCAAATTTTATTGCAAATTGATCGTCCTTGATGTTGTTCAAAAAGTATGTACATTACACACATCTGAATCATCTAACAacttgatgtaaagatgtcaaaagaaaaaacaacttgATGTATATAACGAAGCTCccacatgtatatataattgaGTTATTCGACGGAACAAACTTACCTTTTTTTCAATTCGACAGCGCAATAAAATCATAGGTATCAACATATAAATACGAATGAATAATGCTTTTAAGAAAAAGTTATCATACAACAATATTTTAGAATTCGTAgacttatataaataataatttcaataaTTTAGGCATAACATTAGAAAATAATCAGGCATAACCTTAAAAATAAACCGACATGTCGATAAGCCCATATCCAATGATAGATCACGCAAGACAACTAGCTAGGGATGTCGTTTTAgctacaaattttattttatgttataatatggaagagagagagagaggaaggagCAAACTTAATTTGCATTTTTCCAACCTTTTATAGgcatagttttttttatctatataggCATATTTATTAGGAGATTGTAGAGAATACGACTTCAATAGGTTTTATTTGATTGATAGATTTGTATATAATGCTTGTAAGCAAACTAcgtattttttataaacatgACTATTTTGAAGTTTGAACTATATAACTCGATTTGACCAATAATTTTGTGGATATTGTTGTATAAGGTTGCGTTCTATATAAAAGATACAATCTAATCTTCCTAGTGAAAACAAGATTTATATAGCGGTCTGCACCAATAATCAAGCTTGACGTAGAATATAGCTTGCTTACAAGTGTCTAGTCAACTTTGTgatcatttaaaaatttagaagcGGTTCGAGTTTAAACGAAATCAGTGTAATTACTCAACTATAGCCAAATCATATCACTAAAATATGTATAATCGGAAGTGAGTTTGGTAGGCAACAAGATAGAGAAGGTGACCTTGGAAACTGCGATATCACCTTCCTGAATCCTGAAGCCCTTGCATGTGGCGAGATGCTCTTCTTTTGTCAAACACCTcgctttttgttttctttattgttTTCTACGCTTATAGAGTAATTTGAAACTGAAACCTTTTTACTTCCACAAGTTAAATAAGTACGATTTGTATTATAAAAACTTAACTATAAGACCTTTAAATGTGAACACTTGACTCTTATAATATGTATATGATGGCTGATCTAAGGCAATAATTCAACAAGTTTTGAACTTCTCGAAATATTTTACATGATTATGTTATTGGGTGCTTCATTTCCTTGTGTTCGGTGCAGTAAAAACCATATATGAGCTACTGTATTATTATAGGAATTACATTTAACTTCGTAAatttgcaacaaaaataaaccGTTCTCATTATTATTTAAACTGTTTAAGTAATGTTATTATAAGTTTCATTGTAGAAATTTAATATTGTATGTAAACTTTATACTTTcatccaaattttagcaaaaaataaaaaaaaaattatacttcaTCAACACTTGGTGGAGATAAACAGAACTCCCAACTCCAACGTagttaaatgtaaaaatatgcACGTCCGCATTACATTCTCCAAAAGCATAGCTAAAACAaggataaacaaaaaaatcccACAAAAGAAAATGCATCGCATGTATGGAAATcttctgatattttatttttatatgattgataTAGTTGTTGAAATTTGAACAGCCAGTTGGTTTTGGTACGTTGTGCATGTGTGTTTATGTGATCAGGGATCTCCTTGTTTATTCAATTAATTTGATCTCTAAGCTGAAGGAAATTTTATTGGATATACCTTATTACTTATTAGGTTATTGGTTGAGTATATAATGAAAACATCTAAGCAGTGGATAATTATTTGtgtcaaaataattatttttaaggcCATGCGTCCGTGATCCAAATGTCATATGTCCCCTTCTCAGAATCATGAAAACAcagaagttttttttctttaacaatttgaaaatagtttttcttgtgatattattttcttacttcAAAATTGGCAGTGACATCTTCTTGCACCCTGAATCCTGAATTTTACTTCAAAACAGCTGTGATGAAAATGATTAGAAAAACCTTGCTTTCCAACccacttaataatattttgcaaaTAAAGGTCACATTAAGtcaataaattatgaaaaatgaAGAATCATTTAGTGGTATTATCCAAGAGAAGAAAGACTATTTTGGGTGCAACATAATTAAGATGAAGATATAATAGTAATCTGCATGCTCTATGATTCTGCTTAAAATATACTCTTCATCTTAATTTAATCATTCTTCATGCTTATTTATGATTAATGTACTATTCAAACTTCAGCTTAGTTCTTAATTGTTTGCCActtctcttttgtttgattCGTTTTAGGTGTTTGATCGTTTGCTTGCTTTGCATGTTAGTACTTGTTAAGTTCGAGTCTCTGATTaccttattttattttccacttcatcttaaagaaaaaaatataatatcaaccaacaacaacaaaaatttgCCTTTAATTTAATCCAAATATAGCTTCAGTTTTACCATATATCTCATCCGCTTTTTAATATAAGTCGATATAGACTTAGAcatatagattaaaaaaataattaatttcttatattttctaaataaagacatcattaattatttacCTAGCAATAATTCAATCACTTATAAAACATAGTGTATATTATCATTTGGTTAAAtaacattaattgttaataaattttaaataaaaaattgaaaacgtCATATAATTTAGAACAAAGATTTTTTCTAAAACGACTTATGTTAAAAACGGAGGGAatgtaaatttgaaaaaaaaacttaaacctGATTACATCAAATTTTACTATCAAAACATCTAACcaaaatgaatataatataattaacataaaatgtaaattaagGACTGTTCTGTAAAATGAAACTTTATGTTTGATTAGTTGTCAAAGTAATGAAGAGGATCAATAAGATTTGATTCCGATcgaattcatattttataaaaaatatttttaaaataatatgacaacatttaaaagaaaacagaaagaaaAGGATAGACAGTGTAATATAGCGTAGCAGTAGAATGCATGTGGAAAAAATCTACGGTagatattatttcatatttttttaactagTCATGGGGTATACATTCTCTCCACTATGCTATGATTTATGGTATTATGTTATCAGGATATATTAGtgatttttataagttttgttATTGTTTTACTATCCAAGTTTAAATATTCGTACGATTTGATATTTGTATCTTTGGTACGTTATGTTTTTGACATCTACTCCCGAAAGAACGTGAAGCTAAATTCTCTTATCATTTATATTTGAAACTATGATTTAttgagaaatgatttttttttttttttgagaaatgattttaaattcatGTGAAAGACACAAATTCTCATTATCGATTGGCTATCTGATAGTTCATGCGAGTTTCTTGGAAAAACGAACCAATTATCAGGCGAAGATAATGCCTACTGCAGACTAATAGTAGAGACCCACATGGAAATTCACGGACGAGATCGATTAAATGTTACGTTCTCATCAAATCAACACCTATATAGTCATCAATAAGAGGTCTCAAAATCTCTGAGAACACACACTAAACCAACCAACAATCATGTCATTTGTCGCAAGCCACATGACAGGTTCATGGTTAACAGAAATTTtacattcattaaaaaaaaaattccattcGTCTAAGTTTTTTGCTTTGCTTGTAGCCTTGTAGCAAACTTGATCAAAGAACTGATGTGATTGACACGCCTGGACTATCCGTAACGTGCAACTAGTATATGGAGACAACTCGTGAGCTCTGTCCACCCCTCTAGACCGAGACCGAGGACGTTACGTTTATCTCAATAATTCTTTTTTAGGTAAAATATGATTACCATTTAAAACCTATAAGTATATTAAACATTGATCACTCAAAATCAAGTTTACTTATTATAATGAAATTGAAAGTGGCGTCATTACTAAGAAAGAATATTAACTCGTCAGCATCTACCTACCAAGTGGCACACACCTGTTAGTTCCTTGTCTTTTAAAAATGTGACCCTTTActacttaattatttatttatgagttATCAAGGCTAGGAGAGATGTTTTGGCTATCACATGATTCACGACATACctacaataataataaactagCTATAGGATAATTTTAGCTGATATATAAAACCTAAAGTAATTAGTATTATGTTGGGCTAATACTAAATTAGGTGAAATTTAGCTAATATATAATTAGCCGATGCTCGAAATTTTATAAGCATCCATAATGTAATACTATTGCCGAAAACTCGTCTAAGGAGTAAGGAGCAACAACCAGAACTTATTTTCTTAAACGGTTAAACAACCTAAGTTATTGAGATTAAATGTTAGACTATTGATGTTTTTGTTGGGTGTTTTTTAACTCACAATTTTTTCTCATATAACTTACGAGAACGTGcataaattatgaaaagtatatattttctacTATTTTGTAGAgataaatggaaaaaaaaatcatttaatttggGTGAGATCATTCTCAAAGCAAGGACGGCGTCGACTATGTCTCTAACTTTTAGTTGGATAATCATAAATTCATAACAGAATAAAAACACGTTTTAAGAGCATAAATTAATTTGCATAATGACCTTTTAACTCCCTTATACGTGAAAGACAGCAAGGGTGTATAGATGTAGTGTATATAACTGGGACTTTTTCTCGATTTAGTTACGTGTGAGTATACGATAAAGTagaattgatttattttaaatttggtttaggTATgtcttaacattttttttgaattatacaagGATATTCTGATTGCACAGAAGTGATTCATACTGATCAAGTGTTGCCACATATTGGCGAATCTAGATGAGAGAAGAGGGTGGCAAATGCCAccataaaaatttcaaaatttgcatAATATaccttaaattttatttattttctcgtACTAAACATCATATCTTAACCATATTTTTAGGTTTATATGCAACTTGCTCccataaaaaaaatgtttttacatTCGCCactgttgccacatgtcggtttCATGTTCCTAGcgatatcaaaatattaattcttCAGTGGTCGGAATTCgaatgttttaacatttttaataaattattaggCTTGGCgtatactaaattttaaaaattcgatATAAGATAGTGATTATATCAGATTTACATTTTTCTCTTACAGGATATATTTTGCTAGAGTACATTATTGAACAGGTTACtgtattatttaatttacattagtTTCGAATTGATACATGAGTTAAGAAAAAAGTATAAAATGTAAATTTGCAACTAGAAATCAAACTTGTGAGTGTACACACGTGTATACTACAAGAAGATTTTTGATATAGAAAAGTACATTTTGAATCTGTAATATGAATATGACTTTGATATGCATTACTTACATTTATGTCGTTTTACGTTATATTATATACTAGTTCGATTGCTTTCCTTTCCTAGCTTTTTTTGTTGCATGTCCCTTACAGAAGCCTTTAGCTACATTACAtcccataaaaataaaataagaatcaTAAAGCTATTTTTATCTCATGGATCTCCCAACAAAATCTTCTTGCTTTTATTTTGACAACCAGCAAAGTTATTGACAGATACAtgattataaatatgataacaaagtgtttatataataaaacaagtATACTTTGAGAAAGTTGTGAATCACAGACAGCCTATGAAACCGCAGaacgaaaacaaaaacaaaacaaaacaatatactACACAAATGCTCAAGCCAGTCCAGGACCGGTCCGGAGCATATATAAGATAAACAAGATAAACGAACGTTTAGGACATCATaatttaaactaataattttaattatatatagagCATCATAAAATTTTGCATGAATAATAAAGACATAGAATTTAAGTGAACTTGGGGCAtcaagaaaaaattgaaaatattaaaccGACATTGCTCAAGCATCAagctattttaattttactttttagatCAACTTTCGGTACATTATTGATTTTAATTAGATTAGTATTTCTAATATCTCtcgaaattattttttttatgttaaaaaaaatactcgaaattgtttttaaattgtgaTTCTACTTTTATTATTACTAAATA
It encodes:
- the LOC108830980 gene encoding uncharacterized protein LOC108830980 codes for the protein MKLKQLEGLLGDLQQFSNPKVDLEQYPTGPHIASRMLFTAENSYGDITDKVVADFGCGCGTLSAAAALLDAACVIGFDIDPQSLETATLNAEELEVEIDFVQCDITKLELKGRVVDTVVMNPPFGTRKKGADMEFLSAAMKVASRAVYSLHKTSTREHIKRAALRDFNAKTAEVICELRYDLPKLYKFHKRKEVDIAVDLWRFEPKQK